In Bacteroidia bacterium, the sequence GGTGGAAGTCATGCCGATAATTCCATCGATTTTCAGGAATTTATGATTATGCCGGTTGGCGCAGATCGCTTTTCGGATGCTTTGCGAATGGGAACTGAAGTTTTTCATCATTTGAAAAATGTGTTGAAATCCAAAGGTATGAGCACCAATGTGGGTGATGAAGGTGGTTTTGCTCCAAACCTGAAATCCAATGAAGAAGCTATCGAATCTGTTTTACAAGCCATTGAAAAAGCAGGATATCGCCCGGGTATTGACATTTACATCGCTATGGACGCCGCCTCGTCGGAGTTTTATTTAGAAGATGAAAAGGTGTATCATTTTAAAAAGTCGGATGGACGTAAACTTAGTTCTTCCGAAATGGTAGCCTATTGGAAGGACTGGACCTCCAAATATCCCATCTTATCCATTGAGGATGGATTGTTTGAAGACGATTGGGATGGATGGAAATTGTTGACTCAAACCATAGGCGACCGGGTTCAATTGGTTGGGGATGATTTGTTTGTAACAAATGTTAAACGATTGAAACAAGGTATCGATACTTCCGTTGCAAACTCGATTTTGGTAAAAGTGAATCAGATAGGGTCGTTAACAGAAACAATAGATGCGGTAAGCATGGCTAAAAACGCAAGTTATACGAGCGTTATGAGCCACCGCAGCGGTGAAACAGAGGATACCACTATCGCAGATTTGGCTGTAGCCCTGAACTGTGGTCAAATTAAAACAGGTTCTGCCAGCCGAAGCGATCGGATTGCTAAATACAACCAATTGTTACGTATTGAAGAAATGTTGGGTAACAATGCGGTTTTTCCGGGAAGAAATTTTAAATTCATTAAATAAATAGACATCAAACCCATTTAGTCTAAAGCGTATGGAAGAATTAAAGAGGAAATTTGCAGAGAAGGCCTTGCCAATGGCCGTTGAAACTAAGCAATTTATTAAGGAACATGGAAATGTAGTTATTGGCGATATCACCATCGATAAAGTTTATGGTGGTATGAAAAGTATGATTGGTTTAGTGACTGAAACATCTAAACTGGACCCGGAAGAAGGAATCCGTTTCAGAGGGTATACTATCCCTGAACTAAGAGAAAAATTACCAAAAGCAGTTGGTGGTTTTGAACCTTTGCCCGAAGGTTTATTTCTATTGATGCTATTGGGTGAAATTCCATCGCAAGAAGATGTTTTTGCCTTAAGCAAAGCATTAGCCGACCGCAGCGATGTACCCGATCACGTGTTCAAAACCCTGGATGCATTGCCTATCGATACGCATCCAATGACTCAGTTTAGTATAGGTGTTTTGGCTTGCCGAACCGAAAGTGTATTTTCAGCTCGCTATGATAAAGGTTTGAGTAAGAAAGATTATTGGGATGCAACATTCGAAGATTCCTTGAACCTGATTGCTAAATTACCTCGTATTGCTTCCTACATTTACCGAAGAACGTATAAAAACAATGTGCAAATTGAACCAGATAAATCTTTAGACTGGGCAGCCAATTTTGCTCACATGATGGGATATAATACCCTGGATGTGAAAAGGTTAATGCGTTTGTATTTAACCATTCA encodes:
- the eno gene encoding phosphopyruvate hydratase, giving the protein MSTIAGIQARQILDSRGNPTVEVDVITDSGAFGRAAVPSGASTGKHEAVELRDGDKGLYLGKGVLNAVNHVNTVIAEELQGWPVFDQNGLDAKMLELDGTDNKSNLGANAILGVSLAAAKAAAQISGQPLFRYVGGVNANTLPIPLMNILNGGSHADNSIDFQEFMIMPVGADRFSDALRMGTEVFHHLKNVLKSKGMSTNVGDEGGFAPNLKSNEEAIESVLQAIEKAGYRPGIDIYIAMDAASSEFYLEDEKVYHFKKSDGRKLSSSEMVAYWKDWTSKYPILSIEDGLFEDDWDGWKLLTQTIGDRVQLVGDDLFVTNVKRLKQGIDTSVANSILVKVNQIGSLTETIDAVSMAKNASYTSVMSHRSGETEDTTIADLAVALNCGQIKTGSASRSDRIAKYNQLLRIEEMLGNNAVFPGRNFKFIK
- a CDS encoding citrate (Si)-synthase, eukaryotic, translating into MEELKRKFAEKALPMAVETKQFIKEHGNVVIGDITIDKVYGGMKSMIGLVTETSKLDPEEGIRFRGYTIPELREKLPKAVGGFEPLPEGLFLLMLLGEIPSQEDVFALSKALADRSDVPDHVFKTLDALPIDTHPMTQFSIGVLACRTESVFSARYDKGLSKKDYWDATFEDSLNLIAKLPRIASYIYRRTYKNNVQIEPDKSLDWAANFAHMMGYNTLDVKRLMRLYLTIHADHEGGNVSAHATHLVGSALSDAYYSFSAGMNGLAGPLHGLANQEVIKWLFQMQDEIGTKTPSKEQIADYVKQTLANGKVVPGYGHAVLRKTDPRFSVQQDFYRRYIGQDDLCELVGIVYEVVPPILEATGKIKNPWPNVDAHSGALLVHYGITEYDFYTVLFGVSRSLGVLAQLIWDRALGHPIERPSSVTTEWMRKKAGL